One genomic window of Capricornis sumatraensis isolate serow.1 chromosome 15, serow.2, whole genome shotgun sequence includes the following:
- the TP53INP2 gene encoding tumor protein p53-inducible nuclear protein 2: MLQRLTSLFFSPPPPAAEDPDCPQAFVSEEDEVDGWLIIDLPDSFTAPPSPGAAAAPAGRPPPAPSLMDESWFVTPPACFTAEGPGLGPARLQSSPLEDLLIEHPSMSVYVTGSTIVLEPGPPSPHPEDDEAALPDGDSSDGELAPARREPRALHHAAPLPARAALLEKAGQARRLQRARQRAERHALSAKVVQRQNRARESRPRRPKHQGSFVYQPCQRQFNY, encoded by the exons ATGCTTCAGCGCCTCACCAGCCTCTTCTTCAGTCCCCCACCACCTGCTGCCGAGGACCCCGACTGCCCCCAAGCCTTCGTCTCTGAGGAAGATGAAGTGGATGGCTGGCTCATCATTGACCTGCCCG ACAGCTTCACAGCTCCACCCAGCCCTGGGGCTGCCGCTGCCCCAGCAGGCCGCCCTCCACCCGCACCCTCCTTGATGGATGAAAGCTGGTTTGTTACCCCTCCGGCCTGTTTTACTGCAGAGGGGCCTGGACTCGGGCCTGCCCGCCTCCAGAGCAGCCCCCTGGAGGACCTCCTCATCGAGCACCCCAGCATGTCCGTTTACGTGACCGGCAGCACCATAGTGCTGGAGCCTGGCCCTCCTTCCCCGCATCCAGAAGACGATGAAGCTGCCCTGCCTGACGGAGACTCTAGCGACGG GGAGCTGGCGCCTGCTCGCCGCGAACCCCGGGCCCTGCACCACGCCGCCCCTCTGCCGGCGCGGGCTGCGCTGCTGGAGAAGGCGGGCCAGGCGCGGCGGCTGCAGCGGGCCCGGCAGCGGGCCGAGCGCCACGCGCTGAGCGCTAAGGTGGTGCAGAGGCAGAACCGCGCCCGCGAGAGCCGTCCGCGCCGGCCCAAGCACCAGGGCAGCTTTGTCTACCAGCCCTGCCAGCGCCAGTTCAACTACTGA